Proteins from one Triticum aestivum cultivar Chinese Spring chromosome 7A, IWGSC CS RefSeq v2.1, whole genome shotgun sequence genomic window:
- the LOC123152390 gene encoding uncharacterized protein yields the protein MEHLQDGHYVRLRSRVHGTYLHADEDGHGVSLHHRRDSMNAAWAVHLYHQGNADALAQHMLLYSAAYGRYLVATNAPAPLGHRGRCVEQRNYDDQEEEAIRWEPVAVGADSGNDVLLRNVAGRHLRNGAWRYLRANGRYIHTGASVDAFDNFSTKMHWVVEPIPFRAAMPLLRPPTRVRLPFTRRVITVLPMPSRVIVYVRAGADGSRIARGAFVFEGKSVFDLRKTLIRRLEATMGVSDVAMCVEAGTFGRPTPLVVDLPRSRQNLHILVFPVRTPAHAGVRYPDVDAV from the exons ATGGAGCATCTCCAGGACGGCCACTACGTGCGGCTGCGGAGCCGCGTGCACGGCACGTACCTGCACGCCGATGAGGACGGGCATGGCGTCTCCCTCCACCACCGCCGGGATTCCATGAACGCGGCTTGGGCGGTGCACTTGTACCACCAGGGCAATGCCGACGCCCTGGCCCAGCACATGCTTCTCTACAGCGCTGCCTACGGCCGCTACCTCGTCGCCACGAACGCGCCGGCGCCGCTGGGCCACCGCGGGCGCTGCGTCGAGCAGCGCAACTACGATGATCAAGAGGAGGAGGCCATCAGGTGGGAGCCCGTCGCCGTCGGTGCCGACTCCGGGAACGACGTCCTGCTCCGCAACGTCGCCGGCCGCCACCTCCGCAACGGCGCCTGGCGCTACCTCCGCGCCAACGGCAGGTACATCCACACCGGCGCCAGCGTCGACGCCTTCGACAACTTCAGCACGAAGATGCACTGGGTGGTGGAGCCCATCCCCTTCAGGGCCGCCATGCCTCTCCTTCGACCTCCGACTAGGGTCAGG CTTCCCTTCACCCGAAGAGTCATCACCGTGTTGCCGATGCCGTCGCGGGTGATCGTATACGTGCGGGCGGGCGCCGACGGGAGCCGCATCGCCCGCGGCGCCTTCGTGTTCGAGGGGAAGTCCGTGTTCGACCTGAGGAAAACGCTGATCCGCCGCCTGGAGGCCACCATGGGCGTCTCCGACGTCGCCATGTGCGTCGAAGCCGGTACTTTCGGGCGGCCTACCCCACTCGTCGTCGACCTGCCCCGCAGCCGCCAGAACCTCCACATCCTCGTCTTCCCCGTCCGGACGCCAG CCCACGCGGGGGTGCGGTACCCGGATGTCGATGCAGTGTAG